CGCGAGATGGGGCTGCAGGAAGTTATTCTGGAAGGGATCTGGGGAGACGGGAAAGATTGTCCTAACAGGTACCATGGTAGGCTCTACTACTTTGCGCAGGATATCGAGGCGGCGGAACGCAGTGATCTAACAGGAGAAGTGCAGCAGATCATCCGCGAGGGGCTGGAGGAACTGGGCAAGGGCCCGGTGGGTGATCTGGAGGTGAGCTTCAGCGTGGAAGCCATCGAGGATCTGCGCTACCGCCCCGCGGCTGCACGCTATGGTCGCTATGTGTTAGATCCCGAAGGGGAGGTTCTGGCGCACCCCGTGCTGCTGCTGGACAACCCCATCAGAGTCAGCGGAGGCGGTGCGGATAGAAGGGTGCAGGATGGGCAAGCGGCTGTGGACGGAGATTCCCCGGTACTCAGCCCGCAAGACCTCATGAGCACTGACGAGATGCGCTACCTGAGGGAAGACATCCAGCAAGCCGCCCAAAAATTCCGCCAGCTTCGCGAAAATGCGAAAAGTAAATCCCACTTTCGTGCCGACATAAACGATGGCTAGTATGAACGAACCTGAGAAGAAGAAAACGCTTCCTGCGGAAGATCAGCGCGAGCTGCCTGAGGAAAGGAAATTCAAAAAGATTCCTCAGGGGAGAGCGGGCAAGGCAATCATGGAAAATCTCAAGAAAAACATCAGGATTAAAAACAGTTTGCAGAGCAAGGATGCGCCAACCTCTGGAGAAGCCAAGGGGATGGACCCTGCTGCCGACCAGGAAGCTGGATAGGACACGCTGGGTCATAGGCCGGACTTGATGCTTTGGTGAGGGGGCACTCATTCGCCCGAGAGCTGGGCTGAGGCTCAGAGGTTGGAGGTCCGCCATAGTACTGGCTTAGGACGTGATTTCGCCCAGATTCCGAGCGGAGGGAAAAAGAATGAAGTTTTTTTCCCGATTTTGTTAACAAGTGGGGTTCTGGGCACATATTATAGTGAAGTTACCTTGCAGGGTGATTTCACCGCCAACCAGCAATGGGTGGCAGTTAATAATTAAGAGGAGCTGAGTGGCTTTTCTGAGTTATTGCAGTGTTATGAGTATGATGGGGATGTGGCCTTTTGGCTGCATCCCCTGACATAATCTGCTACAGTCGTTCTCGCGGAGTATTCAGTCTCAGACTGCAAGATCATGGCCAAGAAAAAGAGCGGAAATATCCTGGAACTAGGCGAGTTCGTTCGCCTGCTTACCGAACACCAGGCGGTGATCCGGGGCTATATCCGTTCACTCATCCCGAATGCCTCGGATGTGAATGATGTCTTGCAGAATACCAACCTCGCCCTGTGGGAGCGGAGGGAGGATTTCGAGCCTGGAACCAATTTCAAGGCCTGGGCCTGCGCGGTGGCCCGCTTCCGTTCGCTTGAGCATCGTAACAAGATGAAAAAGAACCAGATGCTGGTTTTTGACGAGGATCTGGTAAATCTGCTTGCAGACGAGGGCGGAGACGCTCAAGACGAAGTGGAGCTGGAGCGCTTGGCGCTGGACGGATGTCTGGAAAAGCTGAGCCCGAAGAATTTCTCTCTCGTGCGTGCCCGTTATCACCGAAACATCACGCTGATTGATTACGCGCATGAGGATGGCAGGGATGCCGCCTCGCTGAGAGTGATTCTGAACAGAGTCCGCTCCGCCCTGCGCGAGTGTATCGAGCAGCAAGTCGCCCTGCTGAAGAAGCAGTCCCCATTTTAGTCCCCATGAATTTAAAGCAGACAGAATCTTCCCCCCAGGATCTCGATGACATGATCTTCGAGCTGCTTGATGGTGCCATCACGCCGGACCGTCATCAGAAGCTACAGGGGATACTGAAGCATAATCCCGCGGCCCGGCAGAGATACCGTGACCTGACCCGGCTGGAGGATCTGCTGGAGGACCAGATGCACTCGGCGGCGCATCCGCAGATGTCCACTCCGCAGAATCTGATTCCCTTTGACCGTCTGGCCCGCCGCCAGCGTAAGCGCATCGCCATGTGGTCTGCTGCGACCGCTGCCGCCGTGCTGCTGATCTGCGGGGTGATCCTGACGGTGATCAATGTAAGTTTTGAGCCTAGTGTGGCTACCATGCGCTATGCGGAGCACTCTGACTACAGGGTGACTTATCCAGAGGATGTGGATTATGAGGCTGGTGAGCTGGTCAGTGGGGCTATTGTGGAGCTGAAGCAGGGCAGCGTGGAGCTGAATATCAACTCCGGCGTGGTTGCCGTGGTGGAAGCTCCGGCACTTTTTAAGATGGTGGATGAGTACACCCTGGAGCTGAAGAATGGTAATAGCTGGTTCAGTGTTTCCCCGCAGGGGCATGGATTTACCGTGAAAACACCTCAGATGGAGGTGGTGGATCTGGGTACGGAATTTGGTGTGGTGGTAGATCCTACCACGGCGGATGAGCAGGTGCATGTGCTGCGTGGTCGTGTCCAGGTAAGCTCATTGCTTAAGATGAAGGATGTGCAGACCTTGACCACCGGACAGGCTTGCAAGGTCAGCATGGACGGCGGTCTGGAGACGATTCCCGTGGCTCAGGATTCATTCCTGAAAGGCCTGCCGGATGGTCTGACCTATCTGGAGTGGAGCCTTGACGAGCCGACCAATAAAGCATTTGCCGCTACAGGTAACATGGCAGGTCTAGAGGACGTGGTTTCTTCCGTCGTACGTGGAAAGATTGATGTCGTCCCGGGTCGCAAAGATCGGGCCCGCAGATTTCACCCGAACAATGGCTTTATTCAGACTACCTGGCCGGGTGTGGATGCCGACCGCCCGCGTACTATTTCCGCCTGGGTGAAGTATCCGAAAAAACCGGATGCCATACCTACTGGCGCGATCATCGAATGGGGGAACCCAGATCTGAATGCCGCCAAGTGGCGTGTCACCATCAATGCTGGTGGAGATGCTGGTAAGGTGGGAGCGCTGCGTACCGAGTTTTCACGAGGTTATGTCATTGGCACCACCGATTTGAGAGACGGGGAATGGCACCATGTGGTCTCTGTCTATGATGGCTCAGGCCGTGGGGATGCGTCCACTATCAAGCTCTATGTGGACGGCAAGCAGGAAGAGATCAGTGAGTATAAAGTCAACCGCGTGGGCACCATCGTCGGGAGACCGGGTGCTGACCCATGCCTGATCGGGCGTAACTTCCGCGGCACCATCGATGACGTGAGGGTCTATCAGGGTGCGTACCCTGAGGAGTACATTCCTCACTTGATGGGTGAGTAGCTTATCCTGGGTGCTCAAGCCCGGTGCTTGGCTTTTCGCTGGCCCTTAGCAGGGGAGCTCCGGCCCGTGGACCAGCTCCTTGTCCAGCAGTGCCAGGTGCGGGATGTGGCTGGCTGGAGATGGCGGGCATTCGCCGGCAATGTGTTTCTGGTTCCAGGCGGTGATGAAGTGCAGCGAGGTGTCCGTTCTCGCTGGGAGATGAGGAACCTTGATCACCAGGCCTCTCTCAGTATGGCGTATTGCCGTGGCTAGATTGTCAAAGCCGGCGTAGGGCAGGCGGGAGTTCAGTGTCTCGCCGTCTTCCGTGCTCATGGTGAGGCAGTAGCCGTCCTGCTGCCAGGTCTCGATGTGCTGGCCGAAGCCGTAGCCCTCTGCCGGAGGTTCATCGATCCAGATGCACTCGTAAAAGTAGTTCCGAATATCCATGGAGGTCTTGATGTGCAGCAGGGCTGCCGTGACTTGCTCCATGGATTCTATGCCAGGAAAGTCCTTCTCAGGCTCCAGTAGCTGGATGGATACGCAGGCGCCCGCCGGGGCGCCGGCTCGGATCAGGATTTTTCCCAACGGAGTTTCAATAAATTGTTCCGCAGTGCTCATTGTACATTTGGGTCAGGCTAGAACCCTAGCCAAACATCTGCGTTGTTGTGAAGCGAATTATCTGAACCTCTTCTTCGGGGGGCTATAAATTCCGTGTCACACGGGATTCTTCTGCTACCTGAGCAAAATAGTCTGATAAAGGGGCGAGTACTTGGTGTCAGACGCCCTGCTGATCATGCAGTAGGCATAGCAGGAGGCCCTCTCAAAGGGGTATGAGAGTCTGGTTGATCTGCTGTGGAGTCGTTTTCGAGACTAGCCTCCGCCACATCCGCCACCACATCCGCCGCCCCCGCAACCGCTACCACAGCCGCTGTCTGAGCTGCATCCACCGCCGACCGAGCCGCATCCGCCGCCAGAGTTGTTGCCACCACCGCCTTTGCCGCCCTTGGAGAAGGCGGCAAGGATGAAGATAAAAATGATAGCGATGATGATGAATGGGAATAGGCCCTCTATAAAGCCCAGTTGGCTGGTGCAGCCCGCTAGAGCTAGGGTGCCGAGGGATCCCAGGGCTATCTGGATGACCCGGCGCTTGGGCAGGATGAAGTGGGTCTTGGCATCCACCCGCTGGAAATGGCTGCAGGCAAAGCGCTGCTTGGAGGGTGGCCAGATGTCCGCAGGGGCTTCTGTCCCAAAATGCTTGCGGTAAGACTCTAGCGTACGCTCATAGAGATCGTGGTACTTCACCCGCTCCGAGTTGCCGCCTTTGGTGGGGCCGTGGTGCAGCGGTTTGCCTAGCACCCCCTGACAGAGCTCTTCCCAGTAGCTGCGTGTGTAGCAGAGGTGCAGGTGCCAGACCTGGTCCACTTCATCAGAGGGAGTGACCATGTGGCCAGCCTCCGAGGAAAGGTAGACGAAGCGCTTGTATTCCTCGATCACGCGCTGCGTGTACGCCAGATCCCATTGATTCTCACGGGCGAGGCGTTGAGAAAATTTCAGTGCGGAGTCCACCTCATCCAGCGAGTAGGAGTCCAGCTTGTCCCACAATTCACGATTCAAAGCCATGCTGGCAGCCTAGTGGGCTCAGGCTCCTGCCGACAATCGCGATTTTTCAAGAACCCGCTCTGCTGAGTACTCAGGCGGCACTCATTGTCTCCAGCTGTGGTAGAAAGTAGTATGGATAAGTGACTAAGAATTAATTATATTTCCGTCATTTCTGTGTTAATTGTCACCGTCACCCCTGCCCAACCCAATGGAAACGAAAAATGACACACACACGTATGCTATGTGCGCCGGACAGGCAATTTGCCGGCAGGCTACATGACTTGATGGAGCAAAATGACTGCACAACAGCTGAGCTCGCCCGCCTCACAGGAATCTCCCACTTCCAAATCCTAGGCTATCTGGCTGGTAAGACGCCGGATACGATGAGCCTGCTGCGCATCGCGCGCCTCTTTGAGGTCTCGATGGAATGGCTGGTGACCGGTGAAGATGGTGCCCACACCCCGGACTATCTGCTGACGGCTTCCGCCTGAGGCTAGTCTCTGTCTCATTTTGCACCCTGTAACTCTGGCTAGCACCTCTCCCGATCGGGAGGGGGTGGCTGGGTCGTGATGTGTATCTTAGTTGTAGATATTAAGCATACGCGCTATGTGGCGTGTTTGTAGATATGCGCTAAAGAGTTACATATTGCGTTTATTTGTCTTGTGTTTTTGTTATGTTGAATAGTCCACATTTCTTTTAAAGATAAGCGTTATCTCTGTCTATTGTTCGGTTTTGTCAAGATGGTGTATGAAGGTGCGGGTTGACTGATTGAGTTTAATTATGCATATCTGAGTTTGTCATGAAAACACGACTCTACACACGCATATTCACTATTTCCGCTCTGGTGGCTGCTTCCGCCCAAGCTGCCACTCTGTCTTTCGGTCCCTCGAATGGGGGGCAAACCGATGTCGACTGGGTCACCGGTACGACACCGACCAAAACCATCGAGGTCTATTTCACCGGGGACGAGGGGGAGAACCTCAGCTTCAAGATGGATTTTTCTGCCGGTGGTGATTCTACCGGACTTCGTGCAGATGGCTCCGGTGGTGGCTACGGCTGGCAGCCTGACGGTGGCACTGGTGCGCAGTCCTACCGCTGGGCTGACGGCGAGATCGCCTACTGGACGGTGACCATTCTGGACCGCGACAATGCCAATGCCGACGTCACCTCGAGCTATGATGTCTTCCTCACGGCTTTGCAGACGACCAATCGTCTAGAAGTCCCGGATGCTGCTACCATCCTGCTGACCAATGGCCTGACTGATCAGGAAAGTGCTCAGGCTGGTGCGGGTACTGGGGAGGTCAACCACACCTTCACGGGCTTCGACGGTAAGAACATGACTCTGGAGATGACCAATAATCCGTCTCCATCACTACAGTATTTCCGTATCGATACACTCGGATTCGAAGTGACCACGGCTGCTGTGCCTGAGCCAAGTTCCACGGCACTCCTCGGCCTGGCTGGACTCGGCCTGATCCTGCGCCGCAGACGTTAATTTCCCGGGTGTTCTGCTCTCTTTAGATTACCCTGACCCACCTAAGCTCAACAGTGCCCGTCCTGACTGGACGGGCATTTTTTTTAGCCTTTTCGCTCTAGCTCATACGAGCATGCGCCGCAGGGCTGATTGCTCTCGACTCCGGGTTAGGGGGCGTAATAGCTTGAGCTCATGATTTGTCGTTCCCTGATTAAGTTGGTCTCACTGACCTGGTTGCTGAGCATGGCATCATTGATGACAGTTGCTGCGGAGGAAGAGAAAAAATTTCCAGAGTGGTGGTTCTGCGTTGCCTACACCTTGAGAGACGCTGATGAACGGGAGGCTAGGCCCTCGCCAGGTGGAGATCCCTTCGCCGGAGATAAGCCGTGGATCCCTTCGGGGCTCGTAAGGCAGCGT
The sequence above is drawn from the Rubritalea squalenifaciens DSM 18772 genome and encodes:
- a CDS encoding sigma-70 family RNA polymerase sigma factor, whose amino-acid sequence is MAKKKSGNILELGEFVRLLTEHQAVIRGYIRSLIPNASDVNDVLQNTNLALWERREDFEPGTNFKAWACAVARFRSLEHRNKMKKNQMLVFDEDLVNLLADEGGDAQDEVELERLALDGCLEKLSPKNFSLVRARYHRNITLIDYAHEDGRDAASLRVILNRVRSALRECIEQQVALLKKQSPF
- a CDS encoding LamG-like jellyroll fold domain-containing protein, encoding MNLKQTESSPQDLDDMIFELLDGAITPDRHQKLQGILKHNPAARQRYRDLTRLEDLLEDQMHSAAHPQMSTPQNLIPFDRLARRQRKRIAMWSAATAAAVLLICGVILTVINVSFEPSVATMRYAEHSDYRVTYPEDVDYEAGELVSGAIVELKQGSVELNINSGVVAVVEAPALFKMVDEYTLELKNGNSWFSVSPQGHGFTVKTPQMEVVDLGTEFGVVVDPTTADEQVHVLRGRVQVSSLLKMKDVQTLTTGQACKVSMDGGLETIPVAQDSFLKGLPDGLTYLEWSLDEPTNKAFAATGNMAGLEDVVSSVVRGKIDVVPGRKDRARRFHPNNGFIQTTWPGVDADRPRTISAWVKYPKKPDAIPTGAIIEWGNPDLNAAKWRVTINAGGDAGKVGALRTEFSRGYVIGTTDLRDGEWHHVVSVYDGSGRGDASTIKLYVDGKQEEISEYKVNRVGTIVGRPGADPCLIGRNFRGTIDDVRVYQGAYPEEYIPHLMGE
- a CDS encoding glycine-rich domain-containing protein; protein product: MALNRELWDKLDSYSLDEVDSALKFSQRLARENQWDLAYTQRVIEEYKRFVYLSSEAGHMVTPSDEVDQVWHLHLCYTRSYWEELCQGVLGKPLHHGPTKGGNSERVKYHDLYERTLESYRKHFGTEAPADIWPPSKQRFACSHFQRVDAKTHFILPKRRVIQIALGSLGTLALAGCTSQLGFIEGLFPFIIIAIIFIFILAAFSKGGKGGGGNNSGGGCGSVGGGCSSDSGCGSGCGGGGCGGGCGGG
- a CDS encoding helix-turn-helix domain-containing protein, with translation MTHTRMLCAPDRQFAGRLHDLMEQNDCTTAELARLTGISHFQILGYLAGKTPDTMSLLRIARLFEVSMEWLVTGEDGAHTPDYLLTASA
- a CDS encoding PEP-CTERM sorting domain-containing protein (PEP-CTERM proteins occur, often in large numbers, in the proteomes of bacteria that also encode an exosortase, a predicted intramembrane cysteine proteinase. The presence of a PEP-CTERM domain at a protein's C-terminus predicts cleavage within the sorting domain, followed by covalent anchoring to some some component of the (usually Gram-negative) cell surface. Many PEP-CTERM proteins exhibit an unusual sequence composition that includes large numbers of potential glycosylation sites. Expression of one such protein has been shown restore the ability of a bacterium to form floc, a type of biofilm.), encoding MKTRLYTRIFTISALVAASAQAATLSFGPSNGGQTDVDWVTGTTPTKTIEVYFTGDEGENLSFKMDFSAGGDSTGLRADGSGGGYGWQPDGGTGAQSYRWADGEIAYWTVTILDRDNANADVTSSYDVFLTALQTTNRLEVPDAATILLTNGLTDQESAQAGAGTGEVNHTFTGFDGKNMTLEMTNNPSPSLQYFRIDTLGFEVTTAAVPEPSSTALLGLAGLGLILRRRR